A DNA window from Camelina sativa cultivar DH55 chromosome 13, Cs, whole genome shotgun sequence contains the following coding sequences:
- the LOC104712298 gene encoding mitogen-activated protein kinase 4, whose protein sequence is MSAESCFGSSGDQSSKGVPTHGGSYVQYNVYGNLFEVSRKYVPPLRPIGRGAYGIVCAAINSETGEEVAIKKIGNAFDNIIDAKRTLREIKLLKHMDHENVIAVKDIIRPPRRENFNDVYIVYELMDTDLHQIIRSNQPLTDDHCRFFLYQLLRGLKYVHSANVLHRDLKPSNLLLNANCDLKLGDFGLARTKSETDFMTEYVVTRWYRAPELLLNCSEYTAAIDIWSVGCILGETMTREPCFPGKDYVHQLRLITELIGSPDDSSLGFLRSDNARRYVRQLPQYPRQNFAARFPNMSAGAVDLLEKMLVFDPSRRITVDEALCHPYLAPLHDINEEPVCVRPFNFDFEQPSLSEENIKELIYRETVKFNPQEFSQ, encoded by the exons ATGTCGGCGGAGAGTTGTTTCGGGAGTTCAGGTGATCAGAGCAGCAAAGGGGTGCCTACTCATGGTGGTAGCTATGTTCAGTATAATGTCTATGGCAATCTCTTCGAAGTTTCTAGAAAATATGTTCCTCCTCTTCGCCCGATCGGTAGAGGCGCTTATGGAATCGTCTG TGCTGCTATAAACTCAGAGACTGGAGAAGAGGTTGCTATCAAGAAGATTGGTAATGCTTTTGACAACATTATCGACGCTAaaagaactttgagagagattaaGCTTCTCAAGCATATGGATCATGAAAAT GTTATTGCTGTAAAGGATATAATAAGACCACCTCGGAGAGAGAACTTTAATGATGTTTACATTGTTTATGAGCTCATGGACACTGATCTCCACCAGATTATACGCTCTAACCAACCGTTGACTGATGATCATTGTCGG TTCTTTCTGTATCAGTTGCTGCGTGGGCTCAAGTATGTTCATTCAGCTAATGTACTGCATCGAGATTTAAAACCCAGCAATTTGCTCCTGAATGCAAACTGTGATCTAAAGCTTGGGGATTTCGGGCTTGCAAGGACCAAATCCGAGACAGATTTCATGACTGAATATGTTGTTACACGTTGGTACCGAGCTCCAGAGTTGCTTCTTAATTGCTCAGAATACACAGCAGCAATCGATATTTGGTCTGTCGGTTGTATTCTCGGTGAAACAATGACACGAGAGCCGTGTTTTCCTGGTAAAGATTATGTTCATCAGCTTAGACTCATCACTGAG CTTATAGGATCGCCTGATGACTCAAGCTTGGGGTTCTTAAGGAGTGACAACGCAAGAAGGTACGTTAGACAGCTTCCACAGTACCCGAGACAGAACTTTGCTGCTAGATTCCCAAACATGTCAGCTGGTGCAGTCGATTTGCTGGAGAAAATGCTCGTCTTTGATCCAAGCAGACGCATCACAG TTGATGAGGCGTTGTGCCACCCGTATCTGGCACCACTGCATGATATAAACGAAGAACCGGTGTGTGTAAGGCCGTTCAATTTCGATTTCGAGCAACCTTCTTTGTCAGAAGAGAACATTAAGGAGCTTATATATCGTGAAACAGTCAAGTTCAATCCTCAAGAGTTCTcacaatga
- the LOC104737700 gene encoding uncharacterized protein LOC104737700 has product MATTTTKIFGFVLVILTLLLGRSCSAAVYKVKNTNSDGWIANKDVYDWTEGQEFFHVGDSLFFEYNPTFNDVTLVSDALEYDLCDSSSPKAVYNTGHDVVTFTEPGYHYFISSNQAQCTLGQKLDVLVVYDLSLPIPPPQPSKILLSGLIYRVGDSSVPKESDFYYYNKWAEDKLFHVIDDLQSGNEVNNVLEISGDLECIFVDPTSPLVVHRTGHDLVTLTKPEAYYFISSETDHFEAELRIIVGPIPNARKVSPIVRLTRWFRSFRPHHH; this is encoded by the coding sequence ATGGCTACAACTACTACGAAGATCTTCGGCTTTGTGCTCGTGATATTGACGCTTCTCTTGGGACGTTCTTGTTCAGCGGCTGTCTACAAAGTAAAAAACACGAACTCCGATGGATGGATTGCCAACAAAGACGTCTATGATTGGACCGAGGGTCAGGAATTCTTCCACGTGGGAGATTCTTTGTTCTTCGAATACAATCCCACCTTCAATGACGTTACCCTAGTCTCCGACGCTTTAGAATACGATCTTTGCGACTCCTCTTCTCCTAAAGCTGTTTACAACACAGGACACGATGTAGTAACCTTCACAGAACCAGGATATCACTACTTCATCAGCTCAAATCAAGCTCAATGCACTTTGGGACAGAAGCTCGATGTTCTTGTCGTTTATGACCTGTCACTTCCCATTCCTCCACCACAACCAAGCAAGATCCTTCTGTCCGGTCTAATCTACAGGGTTGGTGACTCGAGCGTTCCTAAAGAGAGTGACTTCTACTACTATAATAAGTGGGCTGAAGATAAATTGTTTCATGTCATAGATGATCTACAATCCGGAAACGAAGTAAACAACGTCTTAGAGATCAGCGGCGACCTAGAATGTATATTCGTCGACCCGACTTCTCCCCTAGTTGTGCACAGGACAGGACACGATCTCGTCACGCTCACCAAACCAGAAGCCTACTATTTCATTAGCTCAGAGACAGACCACTTTGAAGCTGAGCTTCGAATCATTGTCGGACCAATACCCAATGCTCGGAAGGTGTCACCTATAGTCCGTCTCACAAGGTGGTTTCGTTCTTTTAGACCCCATCACCACTAA